The genomic window TATGCGGCCCAGCGCAAAACCGACAACGCCGGTCACGATCGCCACAAGACTTGCCGCGACCGGCACGAGCCAGCGCCGCATCGTCTGCTGCTGTTGTTTTGGACGGAAGGAAACGACGTTATCCTGCGGCTTTTGGTGCCGTACCTCATCCGCCATCCTGCGGACCGAAGCAAACAACGCCTCAGGCACCGGCTCGTCGATCAGGGGTTTCAGCGCGTCACCCACCAACTGGCGGCTGTCGAGGAAGACGGCGAGGCGTTCGCAGAGCGCCTCGTTGCTAGCAAGTGCCTCTTCCAGCGCGCGGCTTTGCGTCTCGTCCAGTTCGCCATCGGCAAATGCCATCAATGTTTCATCGTCAAAATCTTTCTTGCTCATAGAACGCCGCCTTTCGAATCGGGCGAACGTCTCTCGCCAAAACTTATTCCCGTCAGCTCCATCAGATTTTTCCGTGCGCGGGCAAGCCTGCTCATCACCGTGCCGATCGGGATAGCGAGAACCTCGGCGGCATCGCGGTAACTGAACTCCTCAACGCAGACAAGCACCAGCACTTCACGCTGTTCGGCCGGCAGCTTTTGGAGGGCGGCGGTCACTTCGAGCAGATCCATGCGCGCAAGCGATGCAGCCTCGCCGGAGGGAATCGACACATCGCGCGCATCCTCCAGATCTCCTTGGGGGCCGGCCGTTTTCTGGCGGCGCAGGTGGTCGATCCACAAATTGCGCAGAATGCGGAACATCCAGGCATCGAACCGGC from Rhizobium leguminosarum includes these protein-coding regions:
- a CDS encoding anti-sigma factor family protein, whose product is MSKKDFDDETLMAFADGELDETQSRALEEALASNEALCERLAVFLDSRQLVGDALKPLIDEPVPEALFASVRRMADEVRHQKPQDNVVSFRPKQQQQTMRRWLVPVAASLVAIVTGVVGFALGRINPSASNSGAEIAAVLDREVSGRDVTLSSPETVLHVVASFRDERGELCREYELKQPKSSTLTVACRQNGAWATRLALTSAKADGYVPASSQETIDAYLASIQAGEPLSPEEEREVLAPE
- a CDS encoding RNA polymerase sigma factor; this translates as MTYDTQTVPERLVAFLPNLRRFAISLCRSRELADDLVQMACERAILAADSFVPGSRFDAWMFRILRNLWIDHLRRQKTAGPQGDLEDARDVSIPSGEAASLARMDLLEVTAALQKLPAEQREVLVLVCVEEFSYRDAAEVLAIPIGTVMSRLARARKNLMELTGISFGERRSPDSKGGVL